The Euphorbia lathyris chromosome 3, ddEupLath1.1, whole genome shotgun sequence genome contains a region encoding:
- the LOC136223760 gene encoding histone-lysine N-methyltransferase SUVR4-like isoform X2, giving the protein MNRHYQRKQEDKVSCLRTKSEESALKRIKRMNSQNNHECEVADYIRLESESCEPLLAQPTPISVVDTGLSPEQTFSNGNNSDDKTDDFKYKDFIPLLVDHTSNGFSTSKEFDIAASSNKENSLIPSHFKEMEKMKKVKLPKIVKSSKLHSKEAVKPKKYPIYVDDISRGEESVEIPIVNEYGDVELPNFLYIKENMVHKDAHVDFSLARISDDNYCANCCGDCVSAALPCACAGETRGEFAYTMDGLVEEEFLEECIGLSRQPQRKYFYYCDICPLQNDPHQRKGRRIKPCKGHLSRRFIKECWTKCGCSKWCRNRVVQNGIQVPLQVFATPEGKGWGVRCVNSLKKGSFVCEYIGEIVTNLELYDRNKERAIKQEKHTYPVLLDADWGSERILKDEEALCLDATEFGNVGRFVNHRCCDSNLIEIPVEIETPDHHYYHLAFFTSKDIKPMEELTWDYGIEFEDKNHPIKAFNCKCGSKSCRDRI; this is encoded by the exons ATGAATCGACATTATCAAAG AAAGCAAGAAGACAAGGTTTCCTGTTTAAGAACCAAATCTGAGGAGAGTGCTTTAAAAAGAATCAAAAGAATGAATAGTCAAAACAATCATGAATGTGAAGTTGCTGATTACATTCGTCTGGAGAGTGAGTCTTGTGAGCCATTGCTTGCACAGCCTACTCCTATTTCAGTTGTTGATACCG GTCTTTCACCTGAACAAACTTTTTCAAATGGAAACAATTCTGATGACAAAACAGATGACTTCAAATATAAGGATTTCATACCTTTACTTGTGGATCATACATCTAATGGGTTTTCTACTTCGAAAGAATTTGATATAGCTGCATCTTCCAATAAAGAG AATTCATTAATCCCAAGCCATTTTAAGGAAATGGAAAAAATGAAGAAGGTAAAGCTGCCCAAAATTGTAAAGTCTTCAAAGTTACACAGCAAGGAGGCTGTGAAGCCAAAGAAATATCCcatttatgtggatgatattagTCGAGGAGAAGAAAGTGTAGAAATTCCAATAGTGAATGAATATGGTGATGTAGAGTTACCAAATTTTTTGTACATAAAAGAGAATATGGTTCACAAAGATGCTCACGTGGACTTTTCGCTTGCTCGAATATCGGATGATAATTATTGTGCAAATTGCTGTGGAGATTGTGTATCTGCAGCCTTGCCATGTGCATGTGCTGGTGAAACTAGAGGTGAGTTTGCTTATACAATGGATGGATTAGTGGAGGAGGAATTCTTGGAAGAATGCATTGGTTTGAGTAGGCAACCTCAAAGAAAATACTTCTACTACTGCGACATCTGTCCTCTACAAAATGATCCGCATCAAAGAAAGGGCAGAAGAATAAAACCATGCAAAGGCCACCTAAGCAGGAGATTTATAAAGGAGTGCTGGACTAAATGTGGATGCAGTAAATGGTGCAGAAATAGAGTTGTTCAAAATGGCATACAAGTGCCTTTGCAG GTGTTTGCAACACCTGAAGGGAAAGGATGGGGTGTTCGATGTGTGAACTCTTTGAAAAAAGGTAGTTTCGTTTGTGAATACATAGGGGAAATTGTGACAAATTTAGAACTTTATGACCGAAACAAGGAAAGAGCTATTAAGCAGGAGAAACATACATATCCTGTACTACTCGATGCAGATTGGGGCTCCGAAAGGATAttaaaagatgaagaagctctTTGCTTGGATGCAACAGAATTTGGCAACGTTGGCAGATTTGTTAATCACAG ATGTTGTGATTCTAACTTGATTGAGATCCCTGTGGAAATAGAGACGCCTGATCATCACTATTATCAT CTTGCTTTCTTCACATCTAAGGATATCAAACCAATGGAAGAACTAACATGG GATTATGGTATTGAATTTGAAGATAAGAATCATCCAATTAAAGCATTCAATTGCAAATGTGGAAGCAAATCTTGTCGTGATCGTATATAA
- the LOC136223760 gene encoding histone-lysine N-methyltransferase SUVR4-like isoform X1, with the protein MNRHYQRKQEDKVSCLRTKSEESALKRIKRMNSQNNHECEVADYIRLESESCEPLLAQPTPISVVDTGLSPEQTFSNGNNSDDKTDDFKYKDFIPLLVDHTSNGFSTSKEFDIAASSNKEVKISLNFSFSRNLSFQSQNLIAVIGEVEDECLSKYKIPDFSLIKLLETVCERFLVVNANTNAINVLQNAQNSLIPSHFKEMEKMKKVKLPKIVKSSKLHSKEAVKPKKYPIYVDDISRGEESVEIPIVNEYGDVELPNFLYIKENMVHKDAHVDFSLARISDDNYCANCCGDCVSAALPCACAGETRGEFAYTMDGLVEEEFLEECIGLSRQPQRKYFYYCDICPLQNDPHQRKGRRIKPCKGHLSRRFIKECWTKCGCSKWCRNRVVQNGIQVPLQVFATPEGKGWGVRCVNSLKKGSFVCEYIGEIVTNLELYDRNKERAIKQEKHTYPVLLDADWGSERILKDEEALCLDATEFGNVGRFVNHRCCDSNLIEIPVEIETPDHHYYHLAFFTSKDIKPMEELTWDYGIEFEDKNHPIKAFNCKCGSKSCRDRI; encoded by the exons ATGAATCGACATTATCAAAG AAAGCAAGAAGACAAGGTTTCCTGTTTAAGAACCAAATCTGAGGAGAGTGCTTTAAAAAGAATCAAAAGAATGAATAGTCAAAACAATCATGAATGTGAAGTTGCTGATTACATTCGTCTGGAGAGTGAGTCTTGTGAGCCATTGCTTGCACAGCCTACTCCTATTTCAGTTGTTGATACCG GTCTTTCACCTGAACAAACTTTTTCAAATGGAAACAATTCTGATGACAAAACAGATGACTTCAAATATAAGGATTTCATACCTTTACTTGTGGATCATACATCTAATGGGTTTTCTACTTCGAAAGAATTTGATATAGCTGCATCTTCCAATAAAGAGGTGAAGATTTCTCTAAATTTCAGTTTTTCAAGAAACCTTTCTTTTCAAAGTCAAAATCTAATTGCAGTTATTGGAGAAGTGGAAGATGAATGCCTCAGTAAATACAAAATTCCTGATTTCTCTTTGATAAAACTGTTGGAAACGGTTTGTGAACGTTTCTTGGTTGTAAATGCAAATACTAATGCTATAAATGTACTCCAAAATGCCCAGAATTCATTAATCCCAAGCCATTTTAAGGAAATGGAAAAAATGAAGAAGGTAAAGCTGCCCAAAATTGTAAAGTCTTCAAAGTTACACAGCAAGGAGGCTGTGAAGCCAAAGAAATATCCcatttatgtggatgatattagTCGAGGAGAAGAAAGTGTAGAAATTCCAATAGTGAATGAATATGGTGATGTAGAGTTACCAAATTTTTTGTACATAAAAGAGAATATGGTTCACAAAGATGCTCACGTGGACTTTTCGCTTGCTCGAATATCGGATGATAATTATTGTGCAAATTGCTGTGGAGATTGTGTATCTGCAGCCTTGCCATGTGCATGTGCTGGTGAAACTAGAGGTGAGTTTGCTTATACAATGGATGGATTAGTGGAGGAGGAATTCTTGGAAGAATGCATTGGTTTGAGTAGGCAACCTCAAAGAAAATACTTCTACTACTGCGACATCTGTCCTCTACAAAATGATCCGCATCAAAGAAAGGGCAGAAGAATAAAACCATGCAAAGGCCACCTAAGCAGGAGATTTATAAAGGAGTGCTGGACTAAATGTGGATGCAGTAAATGGTGCAGAAATAGAGTTGTTCAAAATGGCATACAAGTGCCTTTGCAG GTGTTTGCAACACCTGAAGGGAAAGGATGGGGTGTTCGATGTGTGAACTCTTTGAAAAAAGGTAGTTTCGTTTGTGAATACATAGGGGAAATTGTGACAAATTTAGAACTTTATGACCGAAACAAGGAAAGAGCTATTAAGCAGGAGAAACATACATATCCTGTACTACTCGATGCAGATTGGGGCTCCGAAAGGATAttaaaagatgaagaagctctTTGCTTGGATGCAACAGAATTTGGCAACGTTGGCAGATTTGTTAATCACAG ATGTTGTGATTCTAACTTGATTGAGATCCCTGTGGAAATAGAGACGCCTGATCATCACTATTATCAT CTTGCTTTCTTCACATCTAAGGATATCAAACCAATGGAAGAACTAACATGG GATTATGGTATTGAATTTGAAGATAAGAATCATCCAATTAAAGCATTCAATTGCAAATGTGGAAGCAAATCTTGTCGTGATCGTATATAA